A window from Streptomyces subrutilus encodes these proteins:
- a CDS encoding LysR family transcriptional regulator yields the protein MIEWDIKKLRILRTLAEQGTVTKAAEALHMTPSAVSQQLTNLARQLGVTLLEAQGRRVRLTDAAHLVLRHAEAVFAELERADAELAGYLAGDAGEVRIGAFSTAVPALVVPAVAALRDAHPGVVVRVRETEAAESYELLSAGVVDLALSLAAHAPTERDARFTRLTLLEDPLDVALPPGHPLADAPDLRLADLSRDPWIYGGSGPWSEITRSACEAAGFVPEQAHSASGWTAILAMVGAGMGVALVPRMVSSRASGPVVRVLTRDRPTRQVVAAVRRGAEAAPAVSHVLAALRSAARQP from the coding sequence ATGATCGAGTGGGACATCAAGAAGCTGCGGATCCTGCGGACCCTGGCCGAACAGGGGACCGTGACCAAGGCGGCCGAGGCGTTGCACATGACGCCCTCGGCCGTTTCGCAGCAGCTGACCAACCTCGCGCGCCAACTGGGGGTGACGCTGCTGGAGGCCCAGGGCCGGCGCGTGCGGCTCACCGACGCCGCGCACCTGGTCCTGCGGCACGCCGAAGCGGTCTTCGCGGAGCTGGAGCGGGCCGACGCGGAACTGGCCGGCTACCTCGCCGGGGACGCGGGAGAGGTGCGCATCGGCGCCTTCTCCACCGCCGTGCCGGCTCTGGTGGTCCCCGCCGTGGCCGCGCTGCGCGACGCCCACCCCGGGGTGGTGGTGCGGGTCCGCGAGACGGAGGCCGCCGAGTCCTACGAGCTGCTGTCCGCCGGGGTCGTGGACCTGGCGCTGTCGCTGGCGGCCCACGCGCCGACCGAACGCGACGCCCGCTTCACCCGGCTGACCCTCCTGGAGGACCCGCTGGACGTGGCGCTGCCCCCGGGGCACCCACTGGCGGACGCGCCGGACCTGCGGCTCGCGGACCTGTCCCGGGACCCGTGGATCTACGGGGGCAGCGGCCCCTGGTCCGAGATCACCCGCAGCGCGTGCGAGGCGGCGGGCTTCGTCCCCGAGCAGGCGCACTCGGCGTCCGGCTGGACGGCGATCCTCGCCATGGTCGGCGCCGGGATGGGCGTGGCCCTGGTCCCCCGGATGGTGTCGAGCCGCGCCTCGGGTCCCGTCGTCCGCGTCCTGACCCGGGACCGCCCGACCCGGCAGGTCGTGGCGGCGGTGCGCCGCGGCGCCGAGGCGGCCCCGGCGGTGTCCCACGTCCTCGCGGCGCTCAGGTCGGCCGCCCGCCAACCGTGA
- a CDS encoding DMT family transporter, which yields MAVTDRARTVSQAEQAKAEQIEQAEQIEQAEQSGTGPAPGGKAGAGLGAGLLLALLATVVWSGSFVATRGMAGTVPPVQAVFWRWIIALVAVAPFAARQAWHQRALIRRHFRYIAVATLFGVTLYNTLVHQAGLTTSASNMGMIMAASPVIMALYARLGGERLGARRTFGMLLAAFGVLLLVGDGSIGFHFGAGDLWMFAAALSFATYSALLKRKPAELGGLAFLITTFALGALMLAPAYAVSLAVQGGFRASTGSVGMLLYVGVLSSAVAFFAWNKAISLIGAARAGVVYYLQPVCVAGLGFLLLGEHTGPAQLLCMALILGGVGLGARR from the coding sequence GTGGCCGTCACGGACCGCGCCCGTACCGTTTCACAGGCCGAGCAGGCCAAGGCCGAGCAGATCGAGCAGGCCGAGCAGATCGAGCAGGCCGAACAGAGCGGCACCGGCCCGGCCCCCGGAGGGAAGGCCGGCGCCGGGCTGGGCGCCGGACTGCTCCTCGCCCTGCTCGCGACGGTCGTCTGGTCCGGCAGCTTCGTCGCCACCCGCGGGATGGCCGGTACCGTCCCGCCGGTCCAGGCCGTGTTCTGGCGCTGGATCATCGCCCTGGTCGCCGTCGCCCCCTTCGCGGCCCGCCAGGCCTGGCACCAACGGGCCCTGATCCGCCGACACTTCCGCTACATCGCCGTCGCCACGCTGTTCGGCGTCACCCTCTACAACACGCTCGTGCACCAGGCCGGACTGACCACCTCCGCCTCCAACATGGGCATGATCATGGCGGCCTCGCCCGTCATCATGGCGCTCTACGCCCGCCTCGGCGGCGAACGGCTCGGCGCCCGCCGCACCTTCGGCATGCTGCTCGCCGCCTTCGGGGTGCTGCTGCTGGTCGGCGACGGCTCCATCGGCTTCCACTTCGGCGCCGGCGACCTGTGGATGTTCGCCGCCGCCCTCTCCTTCGCCACGTACAGCGCCCTGCTCAAGCGCAAGCCCGCCGAGCTCGGCGGACTGGCCTTCCTGATCACCACCTTCGCGCTCGGTGCGCTGATGCTGGCCCCCGCCTACGCCGTCTCCCTCGCCGTCCAGGGCGGGTTCCGCGCGAGCACCGGCTCGGTCGGCATGCTGCTGTACGTCGGCGTCCTCTCCTCGGCCGTCGCCTTCTTCGCCTGGAACAAGGCCATCTCCCTGATCGGCGCCGCCCGCGCCGGGGTCGTCTACTACCTCCAGCCGGTGTGCGTGGCCGGTCTCGGCTTCCTGCTGCTGGGCGAACACACCGGACCGGCCCAGCTGCTGTGCATGGCGCTGATCCTGGGAGGCGTCGGGCTCGGTGCCCGCCGGTAG
- the pepN gene encoding aminopeptidase N has product MPGTNLTREEAQQRAKLLTVDSYEIELDLSGAQDGGTYPSVTTVRFQSAEAGAETFIDLVAPAVHEVVLNGRSLDVAAVFRDSRIALAHLAAGDNELRVVADCAYTNTGEGLHRFVDPVDQQAYLYTQFEVPDARRVFASFEQPDLKATFRFTVTAPEGWTVISNSPTPQPADRVWAFEPTPRISSYITALIVGPYHAVHSSYEGKDGQSVPLGIYCRPSLAEFLDADAIFDVTRQGFDWFQEKFDYAYPFAKYDQLFVPEFNAGAMENAGAVTIRDQYVFRSKVTDAAYEVRAETILHELAHMWFGDLVTMEWWNDLWLNESFATYTSIACQADAEGSKWPHAWTTFANSMKTWAYRQDQLPSTHPIMADIRDLDDVLVNFDGITYAKGASVLKQLVAYVGTDAFFQGVQAYFKAHAFGNTRLSDLLGFLEQTSGRDLASWSKAWLETAGINVLRPEIETDEQGAITAFAVRQEAPALPAGAKGEPTLRPHRIAIGLYELRGGRLVRTDRIELDIDGELTAVPQLVGRARPTVVLLNDDDLSYAKVRLDEVSLANVTAHLGDFTESLPRALCWASAWDMTRDGELATRDYLALVLSGIGKESDIGVVQSLHRQVKLAVDLYADPAWREEGLATWTGAALEHLRAAEPGGDHQLAWARAFSATARTEEQLAYLSALLDGSARIEGLAVDTELRWAFLERLVATGVADDAAVAAELERDATAAGERHAATARAARPTAEAKAAAWASVVDSGDLPNAVQEAVIGGFVQTDQRELLAPYTARYFAAVKEVWETRSHEIAQQVAVGLYPALQVSQETLDATDAWLASAEPNAALRRLVSESRAGVERALRAQAADAAAARV; this is encoded by the coding sequence GTGCCAGGCACGAATCTCACCCGTGAAGAGGCTCAGCAGCGGGCAAAGCTGCTCACCGTCGACTCCTACGAGATCGAACTCGATCTCAGCGGCGCGCAGGACGGGGGCACCTACCCGTCCGTGACCACCGTGCGCTTCCAGTCGGCGGAGGCCGGGGCCGAGACCTTCATCGACCTGGTCGCCCCGGCCGTGCACGAGGTCGTCCTCAACGGCCGCTCGCTCGACGTCGCCGCCGTCTTCCGGGACTCGCGGATCGCGCTGGCGCACCTGGCGGCGGGGGACAACGAGCTCCGCGTCGTCGCGGACTGCGCGTACACCAACACCGGCGAGGGCCTGCACCGCTTCGTCGACCCGGTCGACCAGCAGGCATACCTGTACACCCAGTTCGAGGTGCCGGACGCGCGGCGCGTCTTCGCCAGCTTCGAGCAGCCCGACCTGAAGGCGACGTTCCGGTTCACCGTGACCGCGCCCGAGGGCTGGACGGTCATCTCGAACTCGCCGACGCCGCAGCCGGCGGACCGGGTGTGGGCCTTCGAGCCGACCCCGCGGATCTCCTCGTACATCACCGCGCTGATCGTGGGCCCGTACCACGCGGTGCACAGCTCGTACGAGGGCAAGGACGGGCAGTCCGTGCCGCTCGGCATCTACTGCCGTCCCTCGCTCGCCGAGTTCCTCGACGCCGACGCGATCTTCGACGTGACGCGGCAGGGCTTCGACTGGTTCCAGGAGAAGTTCGACTACGCCTACCCGTTCGCCAAGTACGACCAGCTCTTCGTCCCGGAGTTCAACGCCGGCGCGATGGAGAACGCGGGCGCGGTCACCATCCGCGACCAGTACGTCTTCCGCTCGAAGGTGACGGACGCGGCGTACGAGGTGCGCGCCGAGACCATCCTGCACGAGCTCGCCCACATGTGGTTCGGCGACCTCGTCACCATGGAGTGGTGGAACGACCTGTGGCTGAACGAGTCGTTCGCCACCTACACCTCGATCGCCTGCCAGGCGGACGCCGAGGGCTCGAAGTGGCCGCACGCGTGGACCACCTTCGCCAACTCCATGAAGACGTGGGCGTACCGGCAGGACCAGCTGCCCTCCACGCACCCGATCATGGCGGACATCCGCGACCTGGACGACGTCCTGGTCAACTTCGACGGCATCACGTACGCCAAGGGCGCCTCGGTGCTCAAGCAGCTCGTGGCGTACGTCGGCACGGACGCCTTCTTCCAGGGCGTGCAGGCCTACTTCAAGGCGCACGCCTTCGGCAACACCCGCCTCTCCGACCTGCTCGGCTTCCTGGAGCAGACCTCGGGCCGCGACCTGGCCTCCTGGTCGAAGGCGTGGTTGGAGACGGCCGGCATCAACGTCCTGCGTCCGGAGATCGAGACGGACGAGCAGGGCGCCATCACCGCCTTCGCGGTCCGCCAGGAGGCCCCGGCCCTGCCCGCCGGCGCCAAGGGCGAGCCGACCCTGCGCCCGCACCGCATCGCCATCGGCCTGTACGAGCTCCGCGGCGGCCGCCTCGTGCGCACCGACCGGATCGAGCTGGACATCGACGGGGAGCTGACGGCGGTGCCGCAGCTCGTGGGCCGCGCCCGGCCGACCGTGGTGCTGCTCAACGACGACGACCTGTCGTACGCGAAGGTCCGCCTCGACGAGGTCTCCCTGGCGAACGTGACCGCGCACCTGGGCGACTTCACCGAGTCGCTGCCGCGCGCCCTGTGCTGGGCCTCGGCCTGGGACATGACCCGCGACGGCGAGCTCGCCACCCGCGACTACCTGGCACTGGTCCTCTCCGGGATCGGCAAGGAGTCCGACATCGGCGTCGTGCAGTCCCTGCACCGGCAGGTCAAGCTGGCCGTCGACCTGTACGCCGACCCGGCGTGGCGCGAGGAGGGGCTGGCCACCTGGACCGGCGCCGCCCTGGAGCACCTGCGGGCGGCCGAGCCGGGCGGCGACCACCAGCTGGCGTGGGCGCGGGCGTTCTCCGCCACGGCCCGCACCGAGGAGCAGCTGGCGTACCTGTCGGCGCTGCTGGACGGTTCCGCGCGGATCGAGGGGCTGGCCGTCGACACCGAGCTGCGGTGGGCGTTCCTGGAGCGGCTGGTCGCCACCGGCGTCGCCGACGACGCGGCCGTCGCGGCGGAACTGGAGCGGGACGCCACGGCGGCCGGCGAGCGGCACGCGGCGACCGCGCGGGCGGCGCGCCCGACGGCGGAGGCCAAGGCCGCGGCGTGGGCCTCGGTGGTGGACTCCGGCGACCTGCCGAACGCGGTGCAGGAGGCGGTGATCGGCGGGTTCGTCCAGACCGACCAGCGCGAGCTGCTGGCCCCGTACACCGCGCGGTACTTCGCGGCGGTCAAGGAGGTCTGGGAGACGCGCAGCCACGAGATCGCCCAGCAGGTGGCGGTGGGCCTGTACCCGGCCCTCCAGGTCTCGCAGGAGACCCTGGACGCGACGGACGCCTGGCTGGCCTCGGCCGAGCCGAACGCGGCCCTGCGCCGTCTGGTGTCGGAGTCCCGCGCGGGCGTCGAGCGCGCCCTGCGCGCCCAGGCGGCCGACGCGGCCGCGGCCCGGGTCTGA
- a CDS encoding M28 family metallopeptidase yields the protein MPATRHRRRSIPALAALAAAAVAAPLLLAAAPAQAHGQREGRLARELVEEVTARGAYRHLARFQQIADANGGNRAAGTPGHAASAAYVHDTLKKAGYAVSYQDFDIYEAHTRTERTTVLGASGRELATAAFTFTPSTPAGGLTAPLALARVDETPGCSADDYASDTFTGKIALVKRGSCTFAEKQKAAAQAGAAGVIVYNHSGTTPVRGGFSSPSEGLVPSAGITLADGEALAAAAAAGEVRVRLDLDQEHVKKTTRNVVAETRGGRADRVVTVGAHLDSVPEGPGINDNGSGSAGLLEVALKLADEGANKKGRGPANKVRFAWWSAEELGLLGSEHYVAQLSEKQKKDIALYLNFDMIASPNPVQFVYDGDDSDTTGEGAGPAGSDRIEALINGFLDARRTPHEGSDFDGRSDYGPFIANGIPAGGTFTGAEGVKTAEQAARHGGTAGAPYDPNYHGAGDTLKNVDLKAFDTNLDVIAHTVGTYAQSLRSLGR from the coding sequence GTGCCCGCCACCCGCCACCGCCGCCGCTCCATACCGGCCCTCGCCGCCCTCGCGGCGGCCGCCGTCGCCGCGCCCCTGCTGCTCGCCGCCGCCCCGGCGCAGGCCCACGGGCAGCGCGAGGGCCGGCTCGCCCGGGAGCTGGTGGAGGAGGTCACCGCCCGCGGCGCCTACCGGCACCTGGCCAGGTTCCAGCAGATCGCCGACGCCAACGGCGGCAACCGCGCCGCCGGCACGCCGGGCCACGCCGCCTCCGCCGCTTACGTCCACGACACCCTGAAGAAGGCCGGGTACGCGGTCTCCTACCAGGACTTCGACATCTACGAGGCGCACACCAGGACCGAGCGGACCACCGTCCTCGGCGCGAGCGGCCGCGAGCTGGCCACCGCCGCCTTCACCTTCACCCCGTCCACCCCGGCCGGCGGCCTCACCGCCCCGCTCGCCCTCGCCCGGGTCGACGAGACCCCCGGCTGCTCCGCCGACGACTACGCGTCCGACACCTTCACCGGGAAGATCGCCCTGGTCAAGCGCGGCTCCTGCACCTTCGCGGAGAAGCAGAAGGCCGCCGCGCAGGCGGGGGCCGCCGGTGTCATCGTCTACAACCACAGCGGCACCACCCCGGTGCGCGGCGGCTTCTCCTCCCCGTCCGAGGGGCTCGTCCCGAGCGCGGGCATCACCCTGGCCGACGGCGAGGCGCTCGCGGCGGCCGCCGCCGCGGGCGAGGTCCGGGTGCGCCTGGACCTGGACCAGGAGCACGTGAAGAAGACCACCCGCAACGTGGTCGCCGAGACCCGCGGCGGCCGCGCGGACCGCGTCGTGACGGTCGGCGCCCACCTGGACTCGGTCCCCGAGGGCCCGGGGATCAACGACAACGGCTCCGGCTCGGCCGGACTGCTGGAGGTGGCGCTGAAGCTCGCCGACGAGGGCGCGAACAAGAAGGGCAGGGGGCCCGCCAACAAGGTGCGCTTCGCCTGGTGGTCGGCGGAGGAGCTGGGCCTGCTGGGCTCCGAGCACTACGTGGCGCAGCTGTCCGAGAAGCAGAAGAAGGACATCGCGCTCTACCTGAACTTCGACATGATCGCCTCGCCCAACCCGGTGCAGTTCGTCTACGACGGCGACGACTCGGACACGACGGGCGAGGGCGCGGGCCCGGCGGGCTCCGACCGGATCGAGGCCCTGATCAACGGCTTCCTCGACGCGCGGCGCACGCCGCACGAGGGCAGCGACTTCGACGGCCGCTCCGACTACGGCCCGTTCATCGCGAACGGCATCCCGGCCGGCGGCACCTTCACCGGAGCCGAGGGCGTCAAGACCGCCGAACAGGCCGCGCGCCACGGCGGCACGGCCGGAGCCCCGTACGACCCGAACTACCACGGGGCGGGCGACACCCTGAAGAACGTGGACCTGAAGGCCTTCGACACCAACCTGGACGTGATCGCCCACACGGTCGGGACGTACGCGCAGTCGCTGCGGTCGCTCGGCAGGTAG
- a CDS encoding EamA family transporter — MKRFATVALTALAPVSWGSTYAVATELLPPDRPLFTGVMRALPAGLLLTALARTLPRGAWWWKSAVLGTLNIGAFFPLLFLSAYRLPGGVAAVLGAAGPLFVVGLAALLLGERASLRTVLAAVVGAFGVSMVVLTAEARLDLVGVVAGVVSSASMASGTVMTKRWGRPEGVGPLAVTGWQLTAGGLVIIPVAALVEGAPPALDGNALLGYGYMMLINTGIAYWLWFRGMGQLTATSVTLLGPLSPLSAAVIGWAVLGQALTPVQLLGMAIAFGATVAGQLAAARAAKTFSSTEKTDRNISMDLTDGAVRR, encoded by the coding sequence GTGAAGCGTTTCGCGACCGTCGCCCTGACCGCCCTCGCCCCCGTCTCCTGGGGTTCCACCTACGCCGTGGCGACCGAACTCCTGCCGCCCGACCGGCCGCTGTTCACCGGCGTGATGCGCGCCCTGCCCGCGGGCCTGCTCCTGACCGCCCTGGCCCGGACCCTGCCCCGGGGCGCGTGGTGGTGGAAGTCCGCGGTCCTCGGCACCCTCAACATCGGCGCCTTCTTCCCGCTGCTGTTCCTCTCCGCCTACCGGCTGCCCGGCGGGGTCGCGGCGGTGCTCGGCGCCGCCGGACCGCTCTTCGTCGTCGGGCTGGCCGCCCTCCTCCTCGGAGAGCGGGCGAGCCTGCGCACCGTGCTGGCCGCGGTCGTGGGCGCCTTCGGCGTCAGCATGGTGGTGCTCACCGCCGAGGCCCGGCTCGACCTCGTCGGCGTGGTCGCCGGCGTGGTCTCCTCCGCCTCCATGGCCTCCGGCACCGTCATGACCAAGCGCTGGGGCCGCCCCGAGGGCGTCGGTCCGCTGGCCGTGACCGGTTGGCAGCTCACCGCCGGCGGACTGGTCATCATCCCCGTCGCCGCCCTGGTCGAGGGCGCCCCGCCGGCCCTGGACGGCAACGCGCTCCTCGGCTACGGCTACATGATGCTGATCAACACCGGCATCGCGTACTGGCTCTGGTTCCGCGGCATGGGGCAGCTCACCGCCACCTCGGTCACCCTCCTCGGCCCGCTCTCCCCGCTCAGCGCGGCCGTCATCGGCTGGGCGGTCCTCGGGCAGGCGCTGACGCCCGTGCAGCTGCTCGGGATGGCGATCGCCTTCGGGGCCACGGTGGCCGGCCAGCTGGCAGCGGCCCGGGCCGCCAAAACGTTCAGTTCTACTGAAAAGACCGATCGAAACATTTCGATGGACCTGACTGATGGTGCGGTGCGACGGTAG
- a CDS encoding aspartate-semialdehyde dehydrogenase, translating into MRVGIVGATGQVGGVMRGILAERKFPVDELRLFASARSAGSTLAWEGREITIEDASTADYSGLDIVLFSAGGATSKALAEKVAAQGAVVIDNSSAWRRDPEVPLVVSEVNPHAIKDRPKGIIANPNCTTMAAMPVLRPLHDEAGLTALVATTYQAVSGSGLAGVAELDGQVRAVADAATALVHDGAGVDFPEPGVYKRPIAFNVLPLAGSLVDDGSFETDEEQKLRNESRKILEIPELKVSGTCVRVPVFSGHSLQVNARFARPISVERAYELLKDAPGVELSEIPTPLQAAGKDASYVGRIRADETAENGLALFVSNDNLRKGAALNAVQIAELVAEELRG; encoded by the coding sequence GTGAGGGTCGGAATCGTCGGAGCCACCGGACAGGTCGGCGGAGTCATGCGCGGCATCCTCGCCGAGCGGAAGTTCCCGGTGGACGAGCTGCGGCTGTTCGCGTCGGCCCGCTCCGCGGGCTCCACCCTCGCGTGGGAGGGCCGGGAGATCACCATCGAGGACGCCTCCACGGCGGACTACTCCGGTCTGGACATCGTGCTCTTCTCCGCGGGCGGCGCCACCTCCAAGGCCCTCGCCGAGAAGGTCGCCGCCCAGGGCGCGGTCGTGATCGACAACTCCTCGGCCTGGCGCCGCGACCCGGAGGTGCCCCTGGTGGTCTCGGAGGTCAACCCGCACGCGATCAAGGACCGTCCCAAGGGCATCATCGCGAACCCGAACTGCACCACCATGGCCGCGATGCCCGTGCTCCGCCCGCTGCACGACGAGGCGGGACTGACCGCGCTGGTCGCCACCACCTACCAGGCCGTGTCCGGCTCGGGCCTGGCGGGCGTCGCCGAGCTCGACGGCCAGGTCAGGGCCGTGGCCGACGCGGCCACCGCGCTGGTGCACGACGGCGCGGGCGTCGACTTCCCCGAGCCGGGCGTCTACAAGCGGCCCATCGCCTTCAACGTGCTGCCCCTCGCGGGTTCGCTCGTGGACGACGGCTCCTTCGAGACCGACGAGGAGCAGAAGCTCCGCAACGAGTCCCGCAAGATCCTGGAGATCCCGGAGCTCAAGGTCTCCGGCACCTGCGTGCGCGTGCCGGTCTTCTCCGGCCACTCCCTCCAGGTCAACGCCCGCTTCGCGCGCCCGATCAGCGTCGAGCGCGCCTACGAGCTGCTGAAGGACGCACCCGGCGTCGAGCTCTCGGAGATCCCCACCCCGCTGCAGGCCGCCGGCAAGGACGCCTCGTACGTCGGCCGCATCCGCGCGGACGAGACGGCGGAGAACGGCCTGGCGCTGTTCGTGTCCAACGACAACCTGCGCAAGGGCGCGGCGCTGAACGCGGTGCAGATCGCCGAGCTGGTGGCCGAGGAGCTGCGCGGCTGA